From bacterium:
TTTCAGCTATAACGAAGACGACATTTCCGTCGTGAACGCGCAGCGGGCATTGTGGGATCAGACGGAAAACTATTCCGCGAACCTCAAACTGACCCATCTGCTCAGCCAGACGACGTTCTATGAGGTATTCGTCAATTACTTCGGGTACTTCGGCCTGCAGATGGATCCCCAGTTCCAGCACGATCTCTTTGCATACGGTGATTCCATCGACAATGCCCCCTACGGATATACCCTGCAGGGTGATGGCGTGCAGCCCGAGCGCACGCAGCTGTTCGGTGATCTTTTTGACGTGTACGGCACTCCCGAGACGGGATATGCCTACCAGAAAGACCGTTACAGCTCCATCAGCGGTAAGCTGAATTTCGTGCACCAGATCGGACGGACGCATGAGATCAAGGTCGGTGGTGAAGCCACGCGTTACGAAGTGCGGCAGTTCGACATCGTCCCCTTCCTGCTCAAGACCTATATCCGCAGTAACCCCGATGCCTCGCCAACATCGCAGGCGGTCAGTTCGCGAACCAATTACTTCGGATACGACCAGTGGGGCAGAACACTTGATGACGGTCCCAATGGCCCGCGCAACCCGATTTTCGCATCGGCCTACGCACTGGATAAAATCGAACTCGAGGATCTGGTCATCAACCTCGGTCTGCGCTGGGATTATATCGATACTGATACCGAGCAGTTCAAAGATCCCAATAACGTGCAGTTCACCGATGACGGTACTCTCGATCCCGAAGGAATGGAGCCGACGGAAGCAACTTCGACCTTCAGTCCACGTATCGGTTTTTCCTTCCCGGTGACCGATCAGACAGTATTCTATGCACAGTACGGCAAGTTCGTGCAGCAGTCCCGTCTCCGCGACGTGTATCTCGGCAATGCCCTTGCTGCCGATAATATCCGTGGCGGCTACGCAATTCAGAGTCCCGTCGGTTTCGGTCTCAAGCCGGAACAGACCATTCAGTATGACTTCGGGTTCCGTCAGCAGATCGGCGATTTCCTCGCCTTCGATCTTGGCGCGTTCTACAAGGATATCCGTGACCAGATTCAGCAGGTGCAGATTCCGGCCGAACTCGGTGCTTCCCATCAGGCGTACTTCGCCTGGGTGAACGGAGACTTCGCGACAACCTCCGGTGTTTCGCTGAAGGTCGATCTCCGGCGCGTGGAACGCATCCAGGCTTCGGTTGACTACACTTACTCTGATGCACGAGGCACGGGATCGGCTCCCTCCACGGCATTCCGCGCCCTCTGGCTTTCGCCGACCGAGGATCCGTATCTGCCGAAGTACATTACGGCACTTGATTTCAACCAGTCCCACCGTGGATCGATCAACATCGATTACCGCTTCGGCGTCGATGACGGTCCTTCATTCGGCGGAGTCCATCCGCTTGAACGTCTCGGACTCAACCTTCTCTTCCAGTTCAACAGCGGACATCCCTACACCCGCGTTGACGAAAACAGCTATGACAACCGTCGTCAGCCGATCGAGGTGCTCAACGAGTCAACAACTCCCTGGAATTTCCAGATTGACGCCCGTCTCGACAAGACGGTGAGCATCGCCGGTCTCGACGTAAACTTCTACGTATGGGTCATCAACCTTCTCGACACGAAAAACGTGATCGATGTCTGGATGCAGTCCGGCAGCGCTTCTGATGACGGGTATCTCTCAACCGTCAACGGCAAGCAGCAGTTGCAGACCTACGAAAGCTACGGTACCGTCTTCAGCAACTTGTACCGCAACTACTATTATCAGACCTACCTGATGAACCCGCGGACGTCACTGGCGTCAGACGTTGACAATGCGCACTATGGCCCCCCGCGTCAGGTACGTGTCGGTCTCAGACTTAATTTCTAAGTCTTGATCGAAGTTGACCAATGATTAAACGTAGAAGTAATACAAGGAGACTGGCATGAAAATGATTGGAAAGCTGTTCCTGCTGCTAACCATGCTGCTCTTTGCCACTGGCCTTCAGGCAGGTGAGCATGAAGGTGGCAAGGACAAGGGGCGGTTGCATAAAACAACGATAAACGACCAATACGATTTTATATCGATCAACAATATCCTGATGTGGATTTCGAACAACGGATTCACATCGCATAATCCGCAATCTGGTGGCTCCGGACTCGAATGGCCGGCGGGTAGCGGCAAATACGCCATTTACCAGGACGGTCTCGTCTGGGGCGGAAAGGTGCAGGGCACCATCCATATCGGCGGTGCCACCTACAGTGAAGGTTTGCAGGCCGGGAATATCAAGGCCGACGGCACGACCGATCCCGCAAACCCGATCCATCGCATCTTCAAGGTCCGCAAGGTCAACCGCAAGAGCTTTGGCAACTTGTCCGCCACTGAGCAGGATCGCCTGCGCAAGGACTTTGAAGAGTGGCCGACACAGTTCGGTGCTCCGTACACCGATGGCGACAATGACGGCAGCTACAGCCCGGACTTTGAAGAATGGCTGGATGAAGACCCGAATGCAGACACTCCGTGGTTTATCGGCGACGAAGTGATCTGGTTTGTGTCCAACGACCAGGACGGTCAGCGCACCGCCGACCTTTACGGCTCCCCGCCGATCGGCGTGGAAGTGCAGACGCTGGTCTGGGGCTACAATCAGACCGGTCCGCTCGGCAACATGGTGTTCACCAAGTACATCGTGATCAATAAGGGTCCCGATCCTCTCGAAGACGCATATTTCGCACAGTGGTCGGATCCCGATCTCGGCGACGCGAATGATGATTTCGTCGGTATTGACACCACCTTGTCGCTCGGCTATGTCTACAACGGTCTCGCGTCGGATGACACCTACGGTATTCCGCCTGCAGCGGGCTATGACTTCTTCCAGGGTCCCGTCGTTCCAGGCGAACCCGAGGATGAAGCGCATTACAACTTCGGAACGCTTCAGGGATGGAAAAATCTCGAAGTGACTTCCTTCGCATTCTACATCAATTCCGATCCCGTGTATCAGGATCCTGACCTGGGCGATCCGGCCGGTGCGCAGCAGATGTATAACTATCTGCAGTCGCGCCTCTACGACGGCGGTCCCTTCGTCGATCCCACAACGGGCGAGGAAGTCAAGATCGCTCTCGCTGGTGATCCTGTGACCAAGCAGGGCTGGATTGACGGTATTGTGAATCCTCCCGATGATCGCCGTATGATGATGACGACTGGACCGTTCACGCTGGATCGGACAACCGACCTCGCGAATGGAAAGCTCAACAAGCAGGAAGTTGTTGTCGCACGCATCGTGGGACGCGGTTCCGACCGCATCTCCAGTCTTCAGGTGCTGCGTTACTACGACCGTTTCGCGCAGCTCGCTTTCGACAATAACTTCGATCTCCCGAAGGCGCCTCCCGCAC
This genomic window contains:
- a CDS encoding TonB-dependent receptor: MHKRILIAILCMLFPVAAMAQNGKIAGKVTDRETGEPLIGANVVIDGTERGSATNINGEYVILNVPIGKVTLVASYIGYQQITIRDILIKSNETSSVDFQLPSEAFKVGSVEIIAQKPLVDKNVTNSKATVTQEEIENLPVRGVDGIVALQAGIVAQDGEIHVRGSRGDATGYIVDGVNANDPVYGGRALTVINNAIKEINFQAGGYSAEFGGANGGLIQTTTRTGEQKLNFGFEAYTDSWNGIGEENFLGSYNYGTSQYVLTAGGPIWGPVKFFVAGQNSFNRTPARYRDAYTLSNAATELALRQTDAHAMLAPEEQMKAGVFDPRLGASAKKIDYTYPAGTVINNASEAYAVQGNMTVDLNPINIRVGGSYSYYTDRDGASIFEAYQTGRMARVVDGAVQYYTNPNDFSYNEDDISVVNAQRALWDQTENYSANLKLTHLLSQTTFYEVFVNYFGYFGLQMDPQFQHDLFAYGDSIDNAPYGYTLQGDGVQPERTQLFGDLFDVYGTPETGYAYQKDRYSSISGKLNFVHQIGRTHEIKVGGEATRYEVRQFDIVPFLLKTYIRSNPDASPTSQAVSSRTNYFGYDQWGRTLDDGPNGPRNPIFASAYALDKIELEDLVINLGLRWDYIDTDTEQFKDPNNVQFTDDGTLDPEGMEPTEATSTFSPRIGFSFPVTDQTVFYAQYGKFVQQSRLRDVYLGNALAADNIRGGYAIQSPVGFGLKPEQTIQYDFGFRQQIGDFLAFDLGAFYKDIRDQIQQVQIPAELGASHQAYFAWVNGDFATTSGVSLKVDLRRVERIQASVDYTYSDARGTGSAPSTAFRALWLSPTEDPYLPKYITALDFNQSHRGSINIDYRFGVDDGPSFGGVHPLERLGLNLLFQFNSGHPYTRVDENSYDNRRQPIEVLNESTTPWNFQIDARLDKTVSIAGLDVNFYVWVINLLDTKNVIDVWMQSGSASDDGYLSTVNGKQQLQTYESYGTVFSNLYRNYYYQTYLMNPRTSLASDVDNAHYGPPRQVRVGLRLNF